In Rahnella aquatilis CIP 78.65 = ATCC 33071, one DNA window encodes the following:
- the rpsI gene encoding 30S ribosomal protein S9, translated as MAENQYYGTGRRKSSAARVFIKPGSGNIVINQRSLEQYFGRETARMVVRQPLELVGMVEKFDLYITVKGGGISGQAGAIRHGITRALMEYDENLRGELRKAGFVTRDARQVERKKVGLRKARRRPQFSKR; from the coding sequence ATGGCTGAAAATCAATACTACGGCACTGGTCGCCGCAAAAGCTCCGCCGCTCGTGTTTTCATCAAACCGGGTAGTGGTAACATCGTAATTAACCAGCGTAGCCTGGAACAGTACTTTGGTCGTGAAACTGCCCGCATGGTAGTTCGTCAACCACTGGAACTGGTCGGCATGGTTGAGAAATTCGACCTGTACATCACCGTTAAAGGTGGTGGTATCTCCGGTCAAGCTGGTGCTATCCGTCACGGTATTACCCGTGCACTGATGGAATATGACGAAAATCTTCGTGGCGAACTGCGTAAAGCTGGTTTCGTTACTCGTGATGCTCGTCAGGTTGAACGTAAGAAAGTCGGTCTGCGTAAAGCACGTCGTCGTCCTCAGTTCTCCAAACGTTAA
- the gltB gene encoding glutamate synthase large subunit, with product MLYDKSQERDNCGFGLIAHIEGEPSHKVVRTAIHALARMQHRGAILADGKTGDGCGLHLQKPDRFFRMIAEERGWRLAKNYAVGMLFLSKDEKEAEASRRIVEEELQNETLSVVGWRDVPTNPDVLGEIALSSLPRIEQIFVNAPAGWRPRDMERRLYMARRRIEKRIQDKDFYVCSFSNVVTIYKGLCMPADLPRFYLDLADLRLESAICLFHQRFSTNTVPRWQLAQPFRYLAHNGEINTITGNRQWARARAYKFKTPLIPDLQDASPFVNETGSDSSSLDNMLELFLAGGMDLLRAMRLLVPPAWQQNPDMDDDLRAFFDFNSMHMEPWDGPAGIVMSDGRYAACNLDRNGLRPARYVITKDKLITCASEVGIWDYQPDEVVEKGRVGPGELMVIDTRSGKIHHSAETDNDLKGRHPYKQWMEKNVQRLVPFEDLPEDQVGSRELEDNLLETFQKQFGYSSEELDQIIRVLGENGQEAVGSMGDDTPFAVLSSRPRIVYDYFRQQFAQVTNPPIDPLREAHVMSLATSIGREMNVFCEAEGQAHRLSFKSPILLWSDFKQLTTLDSKHYRAETLDITYDPTEQNMEQFVQKLCDEGEQKVRSGAVLLVLSDRNIAPNRLPLPAPMAVGALQLRLVEKSLRCDANIIVETASARDPHHFAVLIGFGATAVYPYLAYETLAKLVDSQVIEKKYREVMLNYRNGINKGLYKIMSKMGISTVASYRCSKLFEAVGLAKDLCNTCFNGVVSRIGGAGYSDFEQDLLNLSKRAWLKRKTLDQGGLLKFVHGGEYHSYNPDVVTTLQTAVNSGDYDDYKKYAKLVNERPVATLRDLLKVTPKGQPIPVDQVEPAEGLFTRFDTAAMSIGALSPEAHESLAEAMNSIGGRSNSGEGGEDPARYGTNKVSRIKQVASGRFGVTPAYLVNADVIQIKVAQGAKPGEGGQLPGDKVTPYIAKLRYSVPGVTLISPPPHHDIYSIEDLAQLIFDLKQVNPKAMISVKLVSEPGVGTIAVGVAKAYADLITIAGYDGGTGASPLSSVKYAGCPWELGLVETQQALVANGLRHKIRLQVDGGLKTGLDIIKAAILGAESFGFGTGPMVALGCKYLRICHLNNCATGVATQDEKLRRNHYHGLPERVTNYFRFITQETREIMAELGISQLVDLIGRTDLLTELDGFTAKQNNLDLSAILATATPHEGKSVYCTESNPAFDKGQLNKDILEQASPHIDSKQSKAFYFDIRNTDRSVGAMLSGAIAEKHGDQGMAADPVRINFNGTAGQSFGVWNAGGVDLMLTGDANDYVGKGMAGGRIAIRPPIGSAFRSHEASIIGNTCLYGATGGKMFAAGRAGERFAVRNSGAITVVEGIGDNGCEYMTGGIVCVLGRTGVNFGAGMTGGFAYVLDEDGEFRKRVNPELVEVLEVADLAIHEEHLRGLIIEHVQLTASTRGEEILANWPEWAPKFALVKPKSSDVKALLGHRSRSAAELRVQAQ from the coding sequence ATGTTGTACGATAAATCCCAAGAGAGGGACAACTGTGGTTTCGGCCTGATCGCCCATATAGAAGGCGAACCTAGCCATAAGGTCGTGCGTACTGCGATCCACGCACTGGCCCGTATGCAACACCGTGGCGCGATCCTTGCTGACGGCAAGACCGGCGACGGCTGCGGCCTTCATTTACAGAAACCTGACCGCTTCTTCCGCATGATTGCCGAAGAGCGCGGCTGGCGGCTGGCGAAAAACTACGCCGTTGGCATGCTGTTCCTCAGTAAAGATGAAAAAGAAGCTGAGGCAAGCCGCCGCATTGTTGAAGAAGAGTTGCAAAACGAGACGCTGTCCGTGGTGGGCTGGCGTGACGTTCCGACCAATCCGGACGTACTCGGTGAAATCGCGCTTTCCTCCCTGCCCCGCATCGAACAAATTTTTGTTAACGCGCCTGCCGGATGGCGTCCGCGTGACATGGAGCGTCGCCTGTATATGGCGCGCCGCCGCATTGAGAAACGCATTCAGGATAAAGACTTCTATGTGTGCAGTTTCTCCAACGTGGTCACGATCTATAAAGGCCTGTGTATGCCTGCGGATCTGCCACGCTTCTATTTAGATCTGGCCGACCTGCGTCTGGAATCGGCCATCTGCCTGTTCCACCAGCGTTTCTCGACCAACACCGTCCCACGCTGGCAGCTGGCTCAGCCTTTCCGTTATCTGGCGCATAACGGTGAAATCAACACCATCACCGGTAACCGCCAGTGGGCGCGCGCCCGTGCGTATAAATTCAAAACGCCGCTGATCCCCGATCTGCAAGATGCTTCACCTTTCGTGAATGAAACCGGTTCGGATTCCAGTTCGCTGGACAACATGCTGGAACTGTTCCTGGCAGGCGGGATGGATTTGCTGCGCGCCATGCGTTTGCTGGTACCGCCAGCCTGGCAGCAAAACCCGGATATGGACGACGACCTGCGCGCGTTCTTCGATTTTAACTCCATGCACATGGAGCCGTGGGACGGCCCGGCCGGTATCGTGATGTCAGATGGCCGTTACGCCGCCTGTAATCTTGACCGTAACGGTTTGCGCCCTGCGCGTTATGTCATCACCAAAGACAAGCTGATCACCTGTGCCTCCGAAGTCGGCATCTGGGATTACCAGCCTGATGAAGTGGTCGAAAAAGGCCGCGTCGGACCGGGCGAGCTGATGGTGATCGACACCCGCAGTGGCAAGATCCACCACTCCGCCGAAACCGACAACGATCTGAAAGGCCGCCATCCTTATAAACAATGGATGGAGAAAAACGTTCAGCGTCTGGTGCCGTTTGAAGACCTGCCGGAAGATCAGGTGGGCAGCCGCGAGCTGGAAGACAATCTGCTGGAGACGTTCCAGAAGCAGTTCGGCTATAGCAGCGAAGAACTCGATCAGATCATCCGCGTCTTAGGTGAAAACGGTCAGGAAGCTGTCGGTTCCATGGGCGATGACACACCATTTGCCGTGCTCTCCAGCCGTCCGCGTATCGTGTATGACTACTTCCGTCAGCAGTTTGCGCAGGTGACCAACCCGCCAATCGATCCGCTGCGTGAAGCCCACGTGATGTCTCTGGCGACCAGCATTGGCCGCGAGATGAACGTGTTCTGCGAAGCAGAAGGTCAGGCTCACCGCCTGAGCTTCAAATCGCCAATCCTGCTGTGGTCTGATTTTAAACAACTGACCACGCTCGACAGCAAACACTATCGCGCAGAAACGCTGGATATTACGTACGATCCGACCGAACAAAATATGGAGCAGTTCGTACAGAAACTCTGTGACGAAGGCGAACAGAAAGTGCGTAGCGGTGCGGTTCTGCTGGTGCTGTCTGACCGCAATATCGCCCCGAACCGTCTGCCATTGCCTGCGCCAATGGCCGTCGGTGCGTTGCAGTTGCGTCTGGTTGAGAAAAGCCTGCGCTGCGATGCCAACATCATTGTTGAAACTGCCAGCGCCCGTGACCCGCACCATTTCGCCGTGCTGATTGGTTTCGGTGCCACAGCGGTTTATCCGTATCTGGCCTACGAAACACTGGCAAAACTGGTCGACTCTCAGGTCATCGAGAAGAAATACCGTGAAGTGATGCTGAATTACCGTAACGGCATCAACAAAGGGCTGTACAAGATCATGTCCAAAATGGGCATCTCAACCGTCGCCTCTTACCGTTGCTCGAAACTGTTTGAGGCAGTCGGTCTGGCGAAGGATCTGTGCAATACCTGCTTCAACGGCGTCGTCAGCCGTATCGGCGGTGCCGGTTACAGCGACTTCGAACAGGACTTGCTGAATCTGTCCAAACGCGCATGGCTGAAACGCAAAACGTTGGATCAGGGCGGCCTGCTGAAATTTGTCCACGGTGGCGAATACCATTCCTATAATCCGGACGTGGTCACTACCCTGCAAACCGCCGTGAACAGCGGTGATTACGACGATTATAAGAAATACGCCAAACTGGTTAACGAACGTCCGGTGGCCACACTGCGTGATTTGCTGAAAGTCACGCCAAAAGGCCAGCCGATCCCTGTTGATCAGGTTGAACCGGCGGAAGGTTTATTTACCCGTTTCGATACCGCAGCGATGTCTATCGGCGCACTGAGCCCGGAAGCGCACGAATCTCTGGCCGAAGCGATGAACAGCATCGGCGGACGTTCTAACTCCGGCGAAGGCGGCGAAGATCCGGCGCGTTACGGCACCAATAAAGTGTCCCGTATCAAGCAAGTTGCATCGGGTCGTTTCGGTGTGACACCGGCGTATCTGGTGAATGCTGACGTTATTCAGATTAAAGTGGCCCAGGGTGCAAAACCAGGCGAAGGCGGCCAGTTGCCGGGTGACAAAGTGACGCCGTATATCGCGAAACTGCGTTATTCCGTGCCGGGCGTGACCCTGATTTCTCCACCGCCGCACCACGATATTTATTCCATCGAGGATCTGGCGCAGCTGATTTTCGATCTGAAACAGGTCAACCCGAAAGCCATGATTTCGGTGAAACTGGTTTCTGAACCGGGCGTCGGCACGATCGCGGTCGGCGTGGCAAAAGCTTACGCAGATCTCATCACAATCGCCGGCTATGATGGCGGCACCGGCGCAAGCCCGCTGTCTTCAGTGAAGTATGCCGGTTGTCCGTGGGAACTGGGTCTGGTGGAAACCCAACAGGCGCTGGTGGCAAACGGCCTGCGTCACAAAATCCGCTTGCAGGTGGATGGCGGCCTGAAAACCGGCCTCGACATCATTAAGGCCGCGATTCTGGGCGCAGAAAGCTTCGGCTTCGGCACCGGCCCGATGGTGGCGCTGGGTTGTAAATACCTGCGTATCTGCCACCTGAACAACTGCGCAACGGGCGTGGCTACTCAGGATGAAAAACTGCGTCGCAACCATTATCACGGACTGCCGGAACGCGTGACGAACTACTTCAGGTTCATCACCCAGGAAACCCGTGAAATCATGGCCGAACTGGGCATCAGCCAACTGGTGGACCTGATTGGCCGTACCGACCTGCTGACCGAGCTGGACGGCTTCACCGCCAAGCAAAACAATCTCGACCTTTCTGCGATACTGGCAACGGCCACGCCGCATGAAGGTAAATCGGTGTACTGCACAGAAAGCAACCCGGCATTCGATAAGGGTCAGCTGAATAAAGACATTCTGGAACAGGCATCACCGCACATCGATTCGAAGCAGAGCAAAGCGTTCTACTTTGATATCCGCAACACTGACCGTTCCGTGGGTGCCATGTTGTCCGGTGCGATTGCAGAAAAACACGGTGATCAGGGCATGGCCGCAGATCCGGTGCGGATTAACTTCAATGGCACCGCTGGCCAGAGCTTCGGCGTCTGGAACGCAGGTGGCGTAGATTTAATGCTGACCGGCGATGCGAACGACTACGTCGGCAAAGGTATGGCCGGTGGCCGTATTGCCATTCGTCCGCCAATCGGTTCTGCGTTCCGCAGCCACGAAGCCAGCATCATCGGTAACACCTGTCTGTATGGCGCAACCGGCGGCAAAATGTTTGCTGCAGGCCGCGCGGGTGAACGTTTCGCGGTACGTAACTCCGGTGCCATCACGGTGGTAGAAGGCATCGGCGATAACGGTTGTGAATATATGACCGGCGGCATTGTGTGCGTACTCGGCCGTACCGGCGTGAACTTCGGCGCAGGTATGACCGGCGGTTTCGCTTATGTTCTTGATGAAGATGGCGAATTCCGCAAACGTGTTAACCCGGAACTGGTTGAAGTGCTGGAAGTGGCCGATCTGGCTATCCATGAAGAGCATCTGCGCGGTTTGATCATCGAACACGTACAGTTGACCGCATCGACCCGTGGTGAAGAGATTTTGGCGAACTGGCCGGAATGGGCGCCTAAATTTGCCCTGGTAAAACCGAAGTCCAGTGATGTCAAAGCATTGTTGGGTCACCGTAGTCGTTCCGCAGCTGAGCTGCGGGTACAAGCGCAGTAA
- the sspA gene encoding stringent starvation protein SspA gives MAVAANKRSVMTLFSGPTDIFSHQVRIVLAEKGVSVEIEQVEMDHLPQDLIDLNPYRTVPTLVDRELTLFESRIIMEYLDERFPHPPLMPVYPVARGESRLMMHRIENDWYSLMRQIEQGSASEADAARKQLREELLAIAPIFSYMPYFKSEEFSLVDCYLAPLLWRLPELGIELAGTGSKELKGYMTRVFERDAFLASLTEAEREMRLHTRG, from the coding sequence ATGGCTGTCGCTGCCAACAAACGTTCGGTAATGACGCTGTTTTCCGGCCCGACCGACATTTTTAGCCATCAGGTACGTATCGTACTGGCGGAGAAAGGTGTCAGTGTCGAGATCGAGCAGGTTGAGATGGATCACCTGCCGCAGGATCTTATTGACCTCAACCCTTACCGCACTGTACCGACGCTGGTTGATCGTGAACTGACCCTGTTCGAATCCCGCATCATCATGGAATATCTTGATGAGCGTTTCCCGCATCCGCCGCTGATGCCGGTTTATCCGGTTGCCCGTGGTGAGAGCCGTCTGATGATGCACCGCATCGAAAATGACTGGTATTCTCTGATGCGTCAAATCGAGCAAGGTTCTGCAAGTGAAGCCGATGCTGCGCGTAAGCAACTGCGTGAAGAGCTGTTGGCGATTGCGCCAATCTTCTCATACATGCCTTACTTCAAAAGCGAAGAGTTCAGCCTGGTCGATTGCTACCTGGCTCCGCTGCTGTGGCGTTTGCCAGAGCTGGGCATTGAGCTGGCGGGTACCGGTTCTAAAGAGCTGAAAGGCTATATGACCCGCGTCTTCGAACGTGATGCTTTCCTGGCTTCCCTGACCGAAGCAGAGCGCGAAATGCGTTTGCATACCCGAGGTTAA
- the sspB gene encoding ClpXP protease specificity-enhancing factor, with translation MEMTDMSPRRPYLLRAFYDWLLDNQLTPHLVVDVTMPGVMVPMEFARDGQIVLNVAPRAVGNLELGNDDVRFNARFGGVPRNVFVPIAAVLAIYARENGAGTMFEPEPAYEAEGAFDGDLSADEQAEPTEPTMSVIDGDLPDVAEENPNDEPPTPPRGGRPALRVVK, from the coding sequence ATGGAGATGACCGACATGTCTCCACGTCGCCCCTATCTGCTGCGGGCTTTTTATGACTGGTTGCTCGACAACCAGTTAACCCCGCATCTGGTGGTTGACGTGACGATGCCTGGCGTGATGGTGCCGATGGAGTTTGCGCGTGACGGACAAATTGTTCTGAACGTTGCGCCGCGTGCTGTCGGCAATCTCGAACTGGGTAACGATGATGTACGCTTTAATGCCCGTTTTGGTGGCGTACCGCGTAACGTGTTTGTACCAATTGCTGCGGTTCTGGCGATTTATGCCCGTGAAAACGGTGCCGGTACGATGTTCGAACCTGAACCTGCTTATGAAGCCGAAGGTGCCTTTGATGGTGATCTGAGCGCTGATGAGCAGGCAGAACCGACAGAACCGACTATGTCAGTCATTGATGGCGATTTGCCGGATGTGGCTGAAGAGAATCCGAATGATGAGCCGCCGACGCCGCCACGCGGTGGTCGCCCGGCATTGCGCGTTGTGAAATAA
- a CDS encoding glutamate synthase small subunit has translation MSQNVYQFVDLQRVDPPKKALKIRKIEFVEIYEPFSATQAASQADRCLSCGNPYCEWKCPVHNYIPNWLKLANEGRIMEAADLAHQTNSLPEVCGRVCPQDRLCEGSCTLNDEFGAVTIGNIERYINDKAIEMGWRPDMSHVQPTGKRVAIIGAGPAGLACADVLTRNGVKAVVYDRHPEIGGLLTFGIPAFKLEKSVMTKRREIFTEMGIEFQLNTEVGKDITIDALLAEYDSVFLGVGTYQSMRGGLANEDAPGVYDALPFLIANTKQLMGYADSQEEPYVTMDKKRVVVLGGGDTAMDCVRTSIRQGATHVTCAYRRDEENMPGSRREVKNAREEGVDFKFNLQPLSIELNDSGRVCGVRMARTELGAPDAHGRRRAEIVAGSEHVMEADAVVMAFGFRPHKMEWLAAHDVELDTQGRIVAPEGSDNAFQTSNPKIFAGGDAVRGSDLVVTAIAEGRKAAEGIMNFLEV, from the coding sequence ATGAGTCAAAACGTTTATCAATTTGTCGACTTACAGCGTGTTGATCCGCCTAAGAAAGCGCTGAAGATCCGCAAAATTGAGTTTGTGGAAATTTACGAGCCGTTCTCAGCAACTCAGGCCGCATCACAGGCAGACCGCTGTCTGTCCTGCGGTAACCCTTACTGCGAATGGAAATGTCCGGTACATAACTATATTCCGAACTGGCTGAAGCTGGCGAACGAAGGCCGTATCATGGAAGCGGCAGATCTCGCGCACCAGACCAACAGCCTGCCGGAAGTCTGCGGGCGCGTTTGCCCGCAGGACAGACTCTGCGAAGGTTCCTGCACCCTCAACGATGAGTTCGGTGCAGTGACCATCGGTAACATCGAACGTTACATCAACGATAAAGCGATCGAGATGGGCTGGCGTCCGGATATGTCTCACGTGCAGCCCACCGGCAAACGTGTGGCCATCATCGGCGCAGGTCCGGCAGGTCTGGCTTGTGCTGACGTCCTGACCCGTAACGGCGTGAAAGCGGTAGTTTACGATCGCCATCCTGAAATCGGCGGCCTGCTGACTTTCGGTATTCCGGCCTTCAAGCTGGAAAAATCGGTGATGACCAAACGTCGCGAAATCTTCACGGAGATGGGTATCGAGTTCCAGCTCAATACTGAAGTCGGCAAAGACATCACCATTGATGCATTGCTGGCGGAATACGACTCTGTGTTCCTCGGCGTTGGGACCTATCAGTCGATGCGCGGTGGACTGGCAAATGAAGATGCGCCGGGCGTGTACGATGCCCTGCCGTTCCTCATCGCTAACACCAAGCAGTTGATGGGTTATGCCGACAGCCAGGAAGAGCCTTACGTGACGATGGATAAGAAACGCGTCGTGGTGCTGGGCGGTGGTGATACTGCGATGGACTGCGTGCGTACCTCGATTCGTCAGGGTGCAACGCATGTAACCTGTGCGTACCGTCGTGATGAAGAGAACATGCCGGGCTCACGTCGTGAAGTGAAGAATGCGCGCGAAGAAGGCGTTGATTTCAAATTCAACCTGCAACCGCTGAGCATCGAACTGAACGATTCAGGTCGCGTGTGTGGTGTGCGTATGGCGCGTACTGAACTCGGCGCGCCGGATGCCCATGGCCGCCGTCGTGCAGAAATTGTAGCCGGTTCTGAACATGTGATGGAAGCCGATGCCGTGGTGATGGCGTTTGGTTTCCGCCCTCACAAAATGGAATGGCTGGCAGCCCATGACGTTGAGCTGGACACCCAGGGACGTATCGTTGCCCCTGAAGGCAGCGACAACGCCTTCCAGACCAGCAACCCGAAAATCTTCGCCGGTGGCGATGCAGTTCGCGGTTCTGATCTGGTGGTGACAGCGATTGCCGAAGGCCGTAAGGCCGCAGAAGGCATCATGAACTTCCTCGAAGTCTGA
- the rplM gene encoding 50S ribosomal protein L13 has protein sequence MKTFTAKPETVQRDWFVVDATGKTLGRLATELARRLRGKHKAEYTPHVDTGDYIIVLNAEKVAVTGNKRNDKIYYHHTGHIGGIKQATFEEMIARRPERVIELAVKGMLPKGPLGRAMYRKMKVYAGNEHTHAAQQPQVLDI, from the coding sequence ATGAAAACTTTTACAGCTAAACCGGAAACCGTACAACGTGACTGGTTCGTAGTTGACGCTACCGGCAAGACCTTAGGTCGCCTGGCCACTGAACTGGCCCGCCGTCTGCGTGGCAAACATAAAGCGGAATACACTCCGCACGTTGATACTGGTGATTACATCATCGTTCTGAACGCAGAAAAAGTTGCTGTCACTGGCAACAAGCGTAATGACAAGATTTATTACCATCACACCGGTCACATCGGTGGTATCAAGCAAGCGACCTTTGAAGAGATGATCGCTCGCCGTCCTGAACGCGTGATCGAGCTCGCGGTTAAAGGCATGTTGCCAAAGGGCCCGTTGGGTCGTGCAATGTACCGTAAAATGAAAGTTTACGCGGGTAACGAGCACACTCATGCGGCGCAACAACCGCAAGTTCTTGACATTTAA
- the arcB gene encoding aerobic respiration two-component sensor histidine kinase ArcB translates to MKQIRVLAQYYVDLMVKLGLVRFSLLLASALVVLAMIVQMAVTMLLRGQVESIDVVRSIFFGLLITPWAVYFLSVVVEQLEESRQRLARLVDKLEEMRHRDLELNQQLKDNITQLNQEIADRVKAEEARLTVVDKLKLEMQHREQAQIELSQQSALLRSFLDASPDLVYYRNEDKEFSGCNRAMELLTGKSEKQLIGLTPNDVYSPDIAEKVVETDEKVFRHNVSLTYEQWLVYPDGRKACFELRKVPFYDRIGKRHGLMGFGRDITERKRYQDALENASREKTTFISTISHELRTPLNGIVGLSRILLDTELDKEQHSYLKTIHVSAITLGNIFNDIIEMDKIERRKVQLDNQPVDFTEFLTDLENLSGLLAQPKGLKFIMEPDLPLPRSITTDGTRLRQILWNLIGNAVKFTREGEIVLTVHYEPNDMLRFVVRDSGLGIPQDEQDKIFAMYYQVKDQNGGKPATGTGIGLAVSKRLAQAMGGDITVSSVPGQGSCFTLTVRAPTLDAPVDLASDEEDMPLPALHVLLVEDIELNVIVARSVLEKLGNSVEVAMNGHDALEMFDPDEFDLVLLDIQLPDMTGLDIARKLRTDYAGQHLPPLIALTANVLKDKKEYLDAGMDDVLSKPLSVSALTAMIQQFWDHQPEISVLEKEPVVMKDSESLLDTAMLEQYIDLVGAKLIYQSADMFEKMMPGYLAVLDSNMTARDQKGIAEEGHKIKGAAGSVGLKHLQQLAQQIQTPTLPAWWDNVQEWIDELKAEWRNDIKVLRDWTANAEKK, encoded by the coding sequence ATGAAGCAAATCCGGGTTTTAGCGCAGTATTATGTCGATCTGATGGTCAAGCTGGGGCTGGTGAGATTCTCACTGCTGCTGGCGTCTGCGCTGGTGGTGCTGGCAATGATTGTCCAGATGGCGGTCACCATGCTCCTGCGCGGGCAGGTTGAGAGTATCGACGTCGTTCGTTCCATTTTCTTTGGTTTGCTGATTACGCCCTGGGCGGTTTACTTCCTGTCGGTGGTGGTTGAACAGCTTGAAGAGTCGCGTCAGCGTTTAGCGCGTCTGGTCGATAAACTGGAAGAAATGCGCCACCGTGACCTCGAACTGAATCAGCAACTCAAAGACAACATCACGCAGCTGAATCAGGAAATCGCAGACCGTGTGAAAGCGGAAGAAGCACGTCTGACAGTGGTCGATAAGCTGAAACTCGAAATGCAGCACCGCGAACAGGCGCAGATCGAACTGAGCCAGCAATCTGCATTATTACGCTCTTTCCTCGATGCCTCGCCGGACCTGGTGTATTACCGCAACGAAGACAAAGAATTCTCCGGCTGTAACCGTGCCATGGAACTGCTGACCGGCAAAAGTGAAAAGCAGCTGATCGGCCTGACTCCCAACGATGTTTATAGCCCGGATATCGCCGAGAAAGTGGTCGAAACCGACGAGAAGGTTTTCCGTCACAACGTTTCCCTGACCTACGAACAATGGCTGGTCTATCCGGACGGACGCAAAGCCTGCTTTGAGTTGCGTAAAGTGCCGTTCTATGACCGCATCGGTAAGCGACACGGACTGATGGGCTTCGGACGTGATATCACCGAGCGTAAGCGTTATCAGGACGCGTTAGAGAACGCCAGCCGTGAGAAGACCACCTTTATCTCAACGATCAGCCACGAGCTGCGTACGCCGCTTAATGGCATCGTCGGGCTGAGCCGTATTCTGCTCGACACTGAACTGGACAAAGAACAGCACAGCTACCTGAAAACCATTCATGTCAGCGCGATCACCCTCGGCAATATCTTCAACGATATTATTGAAATGGACAAAATTGAGCGCCGCAAAGTACAGCTCGATAACCAGCCGGTGGATTTCACCGAATTCCTGACTGACCTTGAAAATCTCTCCGGCCTGCTGGCTCAGCCGAAAGGGCTGAAATTTATCATGGAACCTGATCTGCCGTTGCCGCGCAGCATTACGACGGACGGCACCCGTCTGCGCCAGATTTTATGGAACCTGATCGGCAACGCCGTTAAATTCACCCGCGAAGGTGAGATTGTGCTGACCGTGCATTATGAGCCGAACGATATGCTGCGGTTTGTCGTGCGCGATTCCGGTCTGGGGATCCCACAGGATGAACAGGACAAAATCTTCGCCATGTATTATCAGGTGAAAGATCAGAACGGCGGTAAACCGGCGACCGGTACAGGTATCGGGCTGGCGGTGTCAAAACGTCTGGCGCAGGCGATGGGGGGCGATATCACCGTCAGCAGCGTGCCGGGCCAGGGTTCCTGCTTTACGCTCACCGTACGGGCACCGACGCTGGATGCACCGGTTGATCTGGCCAGTGACGAAGAAGACATGCCATTACCGGCGCTGCATGTGCTGCTGGTCGAGGATATTGAGCTGAACGTGATTGTGGCACGTTCGGTGCTGGAGAAGTTAGGCAACAGCGTTGAAGTGGCGATGAACGGCCATGATGCGCTGGAGATGTTTGATCCTGACGAATTCGATCTGGTGCTGCTGGATATCCAGTTGCCGGACATGACAGGGCTGGATATCGCCCGCAAGCTGCGCACCGATTACGCCGGACAACATCTGCCGCCGCTGATTGCCCTGACAGCCAACGTGCTGAAAGACAAGAAAGAGTATCTGGATGCGGGAATGGATGACGTGCTGAGTAAGCCGCTGTCTGTTTCCGCGCTGACTGCGATGATTCAGCAGTTCTGGGATCATCAGCCTGAAATTTCCGTTTTGGAAAAGGAACCTGTAGTGATGAAAGACAGCGAATCGTTGCTTGATACCGCCATGCTTGAGCAGTACATCGACCTGGTTGGGGCGAAACTGATTTATCAGAGTGCGGATATGTTTGAAAAAATGATGCCGGGCTATCTGGCGGTGCTTGATTCCAACATGACGGCGCGCGATCAGAAAGGGATTGCCGAGGAAGGCCACAAAATCAAAGGCGCGGCGGGTTCTGTGGGCCTGAAACATTTACAGCAACTGGCGCAACAGATCCAGACGCCGACACTGCCGGCCTGGTGGGATAACGTTCAGGAATGGATTGATGAGCTGAAGGCCGAATGGCGCAATGACATCAAAGTATTACGTGACTGGACGGCAAACGCTGAAAAAAAATAA